Proteins from one Sphingopyxis terrae subsp. terrae NBRC 15098 genomic window:
- a CDS encoding TonB-dependent receptor: MIALAAVPAGAQDAPATQDAATTDETTSAGGLSDIVVTAQKRSQNLQDVPAAISAFSSEDLAARGVSETSDLMGSLPNIQVTSAYSDTQPNFSLRGISVANEFSASTASPVGVYVDEVYQSFRASHGQQLYDLERVEVLRGPQGTLYGRNTTGGAINFITRKPYLSGNNGYLTLGYGNYDTIKAEGAVELTLAEDKAGIRAAFTRSKGDGYTFNPTQNLDFGTTDSIAGRISLRFKPVDTIDINLKAYYAKNDPRQDLPYGIGYLQGRTDAGGYSRFDPRPELGGRLLKRNEVQSDTGGEYFTRSKGLSLNIEAELGNDLTLTSITGYDVGRYRLAPFDCDGSPNNICAIRYDSASKSFNQDLRLTYDGDRLKLIGGLYYGQDKIDTHNEPDFFGFLRPILSGLGLPGNYGNIPIAVGNSLRTLPAFALDPSLTPTDPGFCAPVVINPAGYFDARTLIAFNADVAATNTAGGTAAQNACFAAGAPPFGPIAGDQRFTLKRPSTAIYGEAVWDVTDQLSITLGLRYTWDKVKYQNARTVLFGLDGVTPIANLVPYSSPDDPNLPALNQKESSGELTGRLVVDYKFSDDVMGYASYSRGYRSGTYNGLAYQDVSQVYFLDPEKVNAYEVGLKTRLLDNKLQLNLAGFYYDYSNQQIAQIIGATSFLRAANGRVFGGEAELALQATDAIRFDASVGYLNSKYKGNKIDPTDPASLTRNINGNQFPNAPKWTASAGVDVTLVDSGPHKFQVRGDVQYMGKYFFDPFGSYGQNPCDKPAAGSLVLAATPEIACGNPDYVLFNARATYTFDERFSVALWGKNLTNKFYYTYGLNLNAFYLDYLARGAPRTYGVEATMRF; encoded by the coding sequence ATGATTGCGCTCGCGGCCGTCCCGGCGGGGGCGCAGGACGCACCGGCGACGCAGGATGCCGCTACGACCGACGAAACGACGAGCGCGGGCGGGCTCAGCGACATCGTCGTGACCGCCCAGAAGAGGTCGCAGAATCTTCAGGATGTTCCCGCCGCCATCTCTGCCTTCTCGTCCGAAGATCTCGCGGCGCGCGGGGTCAGCGAGACGAGTGACCTCATGGGCAGCCTGCCCAATATCCAGGTGACCTCGGCCTATTCGGATACGCAGCCCAATTTCTCGCTCCGCGGCATCTCGGTCGCCAACGAGTTTTCGGCTTCGACGGCATCTCCGGTCGGGGTCTATGTCGACGAAGTCTATCAGAGCTTCCGCGCGAGCCACGGCCAGCAGCTTTATGATCTCGAGCGCGTCGAAGTCCTGCGCGGGCCGCAGGGCACGCTTTACGGCCGCAATACGACGGGCGGCGCGATCAACTTCATCACCCGCAAGCCCTATCTCTCGGGCAACAACGGTTATCTGACGCTCGGCTACGGCAATTATGACACGATCAAGGCCGAGGGCGCGGTCGAGCTGACCCTCGCTGAGGACAAGGCGGGCATTCGCGCCGCCTTCACGCGAAGCAAGGGCGATGGCTATACGTTCAATCCGACACAGAACCTGGACTTCGGCACCACCGATTCGATCGCGGGCCGCATCTCGCTTCGCTTCAAGCCGGTCGATACGATCGATATCAACCTCAAGGCCTATTATGCCAAAAATGACCCGCGGCAGGATCTGCCCTATGGTATCGGCTATCTTCAGGGCCGCACCGACGCCGGGGGCTATTCGCGCTTCGATCCCAGGCCCGAACTCGGGGGTCGGCTGCTGAAGCGAAACGAGGTCCAGTCGGATACCGGCGGCGAATATTTTACCCGGTCGAAAGGGCTGTCGCTCAATATCGAGGCCGAACTCGGGAACGACCTCACCCTGACCTCGATCACCGGCTATGATGTCGGCCGCTATCGCCTCGCTCCGTTTGATTGCGACGGCTCGCCGAACAATATCTGCGCGATCCGCTACGACAGCGCGAGCAAGAGTTTCAACCAGGACCTGCGCCTGACCTATGACGGCGACCGGCTGAAACTGATCGGTGGTCTCTATTATGGCCAGGACAAGATCGACACGCACAATGAGCCCGATTTCTTCGGCTTTCTGCGCCCGATCCTTTCGGGGCTCGGCCTGCCCGGAAACTATGGCAATATCCCGATCGCGGTCGGCAATTCGCTGCGGACGCTACCGGCCTTTGCGCTCGACCCGTCGTTGACCCCGACCGACCCGGGCTTCTGCGCTCCCGTCGTGATCAACCCCGCAGGCTATTTCGACGCGCGCACGCTGATCGCGTTCAACGCCGACGTGGCCGCGACGAATACGGCTGGCGGGACTGCGGCGCAGAACGCCTGCTTCGCGGCGGGCGCCCCACCGTTCGGACCGATCGCCGGAGACCAGCGCTTCACGCTCAAGCGGCCCTCAACCGCCATTTATGGAGAGGCGGTCTGGGATGTCACGGATCAGCTCAGCATCACGCTTGGCCTGCGCTACACATGGGACAAGGTGAAATATCAGAATGCGCGGACGGTCCTCTTCGGGCTGGACGGGGTGACCCCGATCGCTAACCTTGTCCCTTACAGTTCGCCCGATGATCCAAACCTTCCGGCGTTGAACCAGAAGGAATCCTCGGGCGAACTCACCGGGCGCCTCGTCGTCGACTATAAGTTCAGCGACGATGTGATGGGCTATGCAAGCTACAGCCGCGGTTATCGTTCGGGCACCTATAACGGACTCGCTTATCAGGATGTGAGCCAGGTCTATTTCCTCGATCCCGAGAAGGTGAATGCCTATGAGGTCGGGTTGAAGACGCGACTGCTCGACAACAAGCTCCAGCTCAATCTCGCCGGCTTCTATTATGATTATTCGAACCAGCAGATCGCCCAGATCATCGGCGCGACATCCTTCCTGCGTGCCGCAAACGGCCGCGTTTTTGGCGGCGAGGCCGAGCTCGCCCTGCAGGCTACCGACGCGATCCGCTTCGACGCCTCGGTGGGCTATCTCAACAGCAAATATAAAGGCAACAAGATCGACCCGACCGATCCGGCCAGCCTGACACGCAACATCAACGGCAACCAGTTCCCCAACGCACCCAAATGGACTGCGTCGGCGGGGGTCGACGTGACGCTGGTCGACAGCGGTCCGCACAAGTTCCAGGTTCGCGGCGACGTCCAATATATGGGTAAATATTTCTTCGACCCGTTCGGTTCCTACGGCCAGAATCCCTGCGACAAGCCCGCCGCAGGTTCGCTGGTGCTTGCGGCGACGCCCGAGATCGCTTGCGGCAATCCCGACTATGTCCTCTTCAATGCCAGAGCGACTTATACGTTCGACGAGCGCTTCTCGGTCGCGCTGTGGGGCAAGAATCTGACCAACAAATTCTATTATACATATGGTCTGAACCTCAACGCCTTCTACCTCGACTATCTCGCTCGCGGTGCCCCGCGCACCTACGGCGTCGAAGCAACGATGCGCTTCTGA
- a CDS encoding AMP-binding protein, with protein sequence MNWSPAAIAARDPDREALVFGARRWTYGDLDRFSARVAALLWHEGLSQGDVVALLVSNRPEFLGLAWAAQRSGLYFLPIPTRLTPGEVRYILEDSGARVLIASPDLAALGAAASEGLDLRRYGLDDGGGLPPLAAAPGDHSPPPAIEGGDMLYTSGTTGRPKGVRRPLAGEELGSDGRRVERGAALFGFDADTIFLSPAPLYHAAPLRFAMNLLRAGAKLVGMEKFDAAAALGLIERERVTHSQWVPTMFSRLLALPGDARAAQDLSSHRCAIHAGAPCPPSVKRAMIDWWGPILHEYYSGTESVGFTHISSPEWLARPGSVGRAFGCTIHILDDDGREVPPGTTGTVYFEGKAGLEYHNDPEKTRGALDAHGWATMGDIGHVDDDGFLFLTDRRNFTIISGGVNVYPSEVEAALIEHPAVRDCAVFGLPYSDLGEVVAVLVESDAATGPHDIELARRIAADIAATLAGPKRPRLWRFESVGRTETGKIHKQKLRDASREAGRMIDLRMSAPARDGGS encoded by the coding sequence ATGAACTGGTCGCCCGCCGCGATCGCCGCGCGCGACCCGGACCGCGAAGCGCTCGTCTTCGGCGCGCGGCGCTGGACCTACGGCGATCTCGACCGGTTCAGCGCGCGCGTCGCCGCGCTGCTTTGGCACGAAGGACTATCGCAGGGCGATGTCGTCGCGCTGCTCGTCTCGAACCGGCCCGAATTTCTCGGACTTGCCTGGGCGGCGCAGCGTTCGGGTCTCTATTTTCTGCCGATCCCGACCAGGCTGACCCCCGGAGAGGTGCGCTACATCCTCGAGGACAGCGGGGCCCGCGTTCTGATCGCTTCGCCCGACCTCGCCGCGCTTGGCGCGGCGGCCTCGGAGGGCCTCGACCTCAGACGCTACGGCCTCGACGATGGCGGCGGCTTACCGCCTCTCGCCGCGGCGCCTGGCGACCATTCGCCGCCGCCCGCGATCGAGGGCGGCGACATGCTCTACACCTCGGGAACGACGGGCCGGCCCAAGGGCGTGCGCCGTCCGCTGGCCGGCGAAGAATTGGGCAGCGACGGCCGCCGCGTCGAGCGCGGCGCGGCCCTGTTCGGCTTCGATGCCGACACCATTTTTCTGTCGCCCGCGCCACTCTACCACGCGGCCCCGCTGCGCTTCGCGATGAACCTGCTGCGCGCCGGCGCCAAACTTGTCGGCATGGAGAAATTCGATGCCGCCGCAGCGCTCGGTCTGATCGAGCGCGAGCGGGTGACGCACAGCCAGTGGGTGCCAACGATGTTCTCGCGTCTGCTCGCGTTGCCCGGGGATGCGCGGGCGGCTCAGGATCTGTCGTCGCACCGCTGCGCGATCCATGCCGGCGCGCCATGCCCGCCTTCGGTGAAGCGCGCGATGATCGACTGGTGGGGGCCGATCCTCCACGAATATTATTCGGGCACCGAAAGCGTTGGCTTTACGCACATAAGCTCGCCCGAATGGCTCGCCCGGCCGGGCAGCGTCGGACGGGCCTTCGGCTGCACGATTCATATTCTCGATGACGATGGTCGCGAAGTGCCGCCCGGAACGACGGGCACCGTCTATTTCGAGGGCAAGGCCGGGCTCGAATATCACAATGATCCCGAGAAGACGCGCGGCGCGCTCGACGCGCACGGCTGGGCCACGATGGGCGACATCGGCCATGTCGACGACGACGGCTTTCTGTTCCTCACCGACCGGCGGAATTTCACCATCATCTCGGGCGGTGTGAATGTCTATCCGAGCGAAGTCGAAGCGGCGCTGATCGAGCATCCCGCGGTGCGCGACTGCGCGGTCTTCGGGCTTCCCTACTCCGATCTCGGCGAAGTCGTCGCGGTTCTCGTCGAGAGCGACGCCGCGACGGGGCCGCACGACATCGAACTCGCGCGGCGGATCGCCGCCGACATCGCAGCGACCCTCGCCGGGCCGAAGCGCCCGCGCCTCTGGCGCTTCGAAAGCGTCGGCCGGACCGAAACCGGCAAGATCCACAAGCAGAAGCTGCGCGATGCGAGCCGGGAAGCCGGACGCATGATCGACCTTCGAATGTCGGCGCCCGCACGAGACGGGGGCAGCTGA
- a CDS encoding histidine phosphatase family protein: protein MKLILVRHGKPETQAGATPANPPLSALGREQAGHVGQYLAETAVDAIFHSGMARAAGTAQPLADRLAKVPEAIANLGEVDRYGVDYANAEIIRARGEAEWRRFLGDPIGYFGIDPKRFRSETLDAYADLLARRHLETVAIFTHGFPINILLGQALGLDGMGHFLPDYGSITRLAGSSLDRLAVVSVNETAHLSGRFSGASA from the coding sequence ATGAAGCTGATCCTCGTCCGCCACGGCAAGCCCGAAACCCAGGCCGGTGCTACCCCCGCCAATCCGCCGCTGTCGGCGCTCGGCCGCGAGCAGGCCGGGCATGTCGGCCAATATCTTGCCGAAACCGCGGTCGATGCCATCTTTCATAGCGGCATGGCGCGCGCCGCGGGGACCGCGCAGCCGCTCGCCGACCGGCTCGCTAAGGTTCCCGAGGCGATCGCCAATCTCGGCGAAGTCGATCGTTACGGGGTCGATTATGCCAATGCCGAGATCATCCGGGCACGCGGCGAGGCGGAATGGCGCCGCTTCCTTGGCGATCCGATCGGCTATTTCGGGATCGACCCGAAGCGCTTCCGTTCGGAGACGCTCGACGCCTACGCCGATCTCCTCGCGCGGCGCCACCTCGAGACCGTCGCGATCTTCACCCACGGTTTTCCGATCAATATCCTGCTCGGGCAGGCGCTCGGCCTCGACGGCATGGGCCATTTCCTGCCCGATTATGGATCGATCACGCGGCTTGCCGGCTCATCGCTCGATCGCCTCGCGGTCGTTAGCGTCAACGAGACCGCGCATTTGTCGGGCCGGTTCTCGGGCGCGTCGGCATGA
- a CDS encoding SDR family oxidoreductase has product MSGTILVTGSASGIGRALYRDLVDAGYRPIGLDRAAGPGCDIVCDLASSEAIARAAEQIDGPLAAIAHVAGLPGTAPTAAVLAVNLLAPRQLTDALAGRLAEGASIVAVSSITAARCSLDDAAKDWLLGLGPRELQAELSTLDGTLAYEHSKALLNRWMLHEAAAFSSRRIRVNCVSPGPVETPILADFRSSMGADRIAAAEALTGRHGRPEEIAQAIFFLLSSRASWVNGVDLKVDGGFHALRTLAGRG; this is encoded by the coding sequence ATGAGCGGCACGATCCTTGTCACGGGTTCGGCGAGCGGCATCGGCCGCGCGCTCTACCGCGACCTCGTCGACGCGGGGTATCGGCCGATCGGTCTCGACCGCGCCGCGGGGCCCGGTTGTGACATCGTCTGCGACCTTGCCTCGTCCGAAGCGATCGCCCGCGCGGCGGAGCAGATCGATGGGCCGCTTGCCGCTATCGCGCATGTCGCCGGCTTGCCCGGGACGGCGCCGACGGCGGCGGTGCTCGCGGTGAACCTGCTCGCGCCGCGGCAACTGACCGACGCGCTGGCGGGGCGGCTGGCCGAGGGCGCGAGCATCGTCGCCGTGTCGAGCATCACGGCTGCGCGCTGTTCGCTCGACGATGCCGCGAAAGACTGGCTTCTGGGCCTCGGGCCCCGCGAATTGCAGGCCGAGCTTTCGACCCTCGACGGGACATTGGCCTACGAACATTCAAAGGCGCTGCTCAACCGCTGGATGCTCCATGAGGCGGCCGCTTTCAGCTCGCGCCGGATTCGCGTCAATTGCGTCAGTCCGGGCCCGGTCGAGACGCCGATCCTCGCCGATTTCCGCAGCTCGATGGGCGCGGACCGGATCGCCGCGGCCGAAGCCCTCACGGGCCGTCACGGCCGGCCTGAGGAAATCGCCCAGGCCATCTTCTTCCTGCTGTCGTCGCGCGCGAGCTGGGTCAATGGCGTCGATCTCAAGGTCGATGGCGGCTTTCATGCGCTGCGCACGCTGGCGGGGCGGGGCTGA
- a CDS encoding cytochrome P450, whose translation MSPVDLLDIAPFQSSREHELFRGLRGREGLAFNQEPDGPGFWSLVRYADISAAAREGQLFISGQGTQIKDRRAEGHGAPSVHNSDGTLHSRLRSIVMPGLSRSVVERRTEAFARIAEELVLAAPHGEAFDFVDRIAVRLPMLVIADMLGVPPEEAPALVDSANLMSDVNASDAEQAGARQHLFDYFRDLGALKRRQPADDLATLLVEADFPEGEEPQQLLDAYFMLLTIAGNETTRFLVTGGLAQLVRQGDYPLLRDHGELLPTATEEMCRFVSPVTHMRRTASADTVIAGQAIAKGDKVVLWFASGNHDEKMFREAGRLVLDRKPNPHMGFGIGPHFCLGAHLARLETRLLFEALGRHIETIELVGDPERLPSNWFTGWSAMKVRWQ comes from the coding sequence ATGAGCCCGGTCGATCTCCTCGATATCGCGCCCTTCCAGAGTTCGCGCGAGCATGAGCTGTTTCGCGGCCTGCGTGGCAGGGAGGGCCTGGCTTTCAACCAGGAGCCCGACGGACCGGGCTTCTGGTCGCTCGTCCGTTACGCGGACATCTCGGCGGCGGCGCGCGAGGGTCAGCTCTTCATCTCGGGGCAGGGAACCCAGATCAAGGATCGCCGCGCCGAAGGCCATGGGGCGCCCAGCGTCCACAACAGCGACGGCACGCTCCATTCGCGGCTGCGCTCGATCGTCATGCCCGGCCTGTCGCGCTCGGTGGTCGAGCGGCGAACCGAGGCATTCGCGCGCATCGCTGAGGAACTGGTGCTCGCGGCGCCGCACGGTGAGGCCTTCGATTTTGTCGATCGCATCGCGGTCCGGCTGCCGATGCTCGTCATCGCCGACATGCTCGGCGTGCCCCCCGAGGAAGCGCCGGCGCTCGTCGACTCGGCCAATCTGATGTCCGACGTCAATGCGAGCGACGCGGAGCAGGCGGGTGCACGCCAGCATCTCTTCGACTATTTCCGTGACCTTGGCGCATTGAAGCGCCGGCAGCCCGCCGACGATCTTGCGACCCTGCTTGTCGAGGCCGATTTTCCGGAGGGCGAAGAGCCGCAGCAACTGCTCGACGCCTATTTCATGCTGCTGACCATCGCCGGCAACGAGACGACGCGCTTTCTCGTTACCGGCGGTCTCGCACAATTGGTGCGGCAAGGCGATTATCCGCTCCTGCGCGATCATGGCGAACTGCTGCCGACCGCGACCGAGGAAATGTGCCGCTTCGTCTCGCCGGTCACGCACATGCGCCGCACGGCCTCGGCCGACACGGTGATCGCCGGGCAGGCGATCGCGAAAGGCGACAAGGTCGTCCTGTGGTTCGCGAGCGGCAATCACGACGAGAAAATGTTCCGCGAAGCGGGCAGACTGGTTCTCGACCGCAAGCCTAACCCGCATATGGGCTTCGGGATCGGACCGCATTTCTGTCTCGGCGCGCATCTCGCGCGGCTCGAGACACGGCTGCTGTTCGAAGCGCTCGGACGCCATATTGAGACGATCGAGCTCGTCGGCGATCCCGAGCGGCTGCCGTCCAACTGGTTTACCGGCTGGTCGGCGATGAAGGTGCGCTGGCAATGA
- a CDS encoding TetR/AcrR family transcriptional regulator, with protein MESRVPMEQDPNSKAEQALPPTPKGQATRERMLDAATEVFGQRGYEATRVVDINTKAGVSHGLFYRHFKDKAEILVAVLDRMNAQLRHTSGREVGEDGAVTLAQLERRNIQFFREYSQNRKLLRVAREVAARNDEIEFREMWLKIRNRYVGRTHRWFDQLVASGEIPPLDDAAMVAAGLSALTEQLAYVEIGLAVDDPDAATIERLGRSCALIWYRTIRGATA; from the coding sequence ATGGAATCGAGGGTGCCGATGGAGCAAGATCCAAACAGCAAGGCTGAGCAGGCGCTGCCGCCCACCCCCAAGGGGCAAGCGACTCGTGAGCGCATGCTCGATGCGGCGACCGAGGTCTTCGGGCAGCGTGGTTACGAAGCGACCCGCGTCGTCGACATCAACACCAAGGCCGGGGTGAGCCACGGCCTCTTCTATCGACACTTCAAGGACAAGGCCGAGATCCTCGTCGCGGTCCTCGACCGGATGAATGCGCAGCTCCGTCACACCTCGGGGCGCGAAGTGGGCGAGGATGGCGCGGTCACCCTTGCGCAGCTCGAGCGGCGCAATATCCAGTTCTTCCGCGAATATTCGCAGAACCGGAAACTGCTTCGCGTGGCGCGCGAAGTCGCGGCGCGGAACGACGAGATCGAGTTTCGCGAAATGTGGCTCAAGATTCGCAACCGCTATGTCGGGCGAACGCATCGCTGGTTCGATCAGCTCGTCGCGAGCGGCGAGATTCCTCCACTCGACGACGCCGCGATGGTCGCGGCGGGGCTGAGTGCGCTTACCGAACAGCTTGCCTATGTCGAGATCGGGCTTGCGGTCGATGATCCCGATGCGGCAACCATCGAGCGGCTCGGTCGCAGCTGCGCCCTGATCTGGTATCGGACGATCCGCGGAGCGACGGCATGA
- a CDS encoding SDR family NAD(P)-dependent oxidoreductase — protein sequence MMGRLDGKIAIITGATGGIGSATARKFLGEGASVMIAGRDAGRLAEAAAALGESDRVATCAGHPAEEADVAALVAATLARFGRLDILVANAGSEGSVIPLVMADVESLDEVMRANIRSTFLAIKHGGIAMAETGGAIVTMSSVTGEVGVPGIGPYAATKHAILGLTKVAALELAASNIRVNSVAPAPIDNAMMQSIEEQAAPGDPAAARAGFSGLIAMRRYGRNEEVANVIAFLASPEASYVTGATYAVDGGFLAA from the coding sequence ATGATGGGCCGACTAGACGGCAAGATTGCCATTATCACCGGCGCGACGGGCGGGATCGGATCGGCGACCGCGCGCAAATTTCTCGGCGAAGGCGCAAGCGTCATGATCGCCGGCCGTGATGCAGGACGACTCGCCGAGGCGGCCGCAGCACTGGGCGAAAGCGACCGCGTCGCGACCTGTGCCGGGCATCCCGCCGAAGAGGCCGATGTGGCGGCGCTCGTTGCGGCAACCCTCGCGCGCTTCGGGCGGCTCGACATCCTCGTCGCCAACGCGGGATCGGAAGGCAGCGTCATCCCGCTGGTGATGGCCGACGTCGAGAGTCTCGACGAGGTGATGCGCGCCAACATCCGCAGCACCTTCCTCGCGATCAAGCATGGCGGGATCGCGATGGCCGAAACGGGCGGCGCGATCGTCACCATGTCGTCGGTGACCGGCGAGGTCGGGGTTCCGGGCATCGGCCCCTATGCCGCCACCAAACATGCGATCCTCGGTCTCACCAAGGTCGCCGCGCTTGAGCTTGCCGCGAGCAACATCCGGGTGAACAGCGTCGCTCCCGCCCCGATCGACAATGCGATGATGCAGTCGATCGAGGAGCAGGCGGCGCCCGGCGATCCCGCTGCCGCGCGCGCGGGCTTTTCTGGGCTGATCGCGATGCGCCGCTACGGCCGCAACGAAGAGGTTGCGAATGTCATCGCCTTTCTCGCCAGCCCCGAAGCCAGCTATGTCACGGGTGCGACCTATGCCGTCGACGGCGGCTTCCTGGCGGCCTGA
- a CDS encoding phosphotransferase family protein, protein MIDTEPLLATLLEERKARRGLPPYLPQEDRAVAALLQSWYDEREPGANVRDVARMGGGASREQFIFTLERDGTERRYILRMDPTEGITETSRAREYEILRAFEGTLPVPAAVWLDIDADHFPCPAMIVEVVAGVTKPTSDQLSVTGLGTILGDPLRDIIRPQFLGHLATIHNFDWSTADLPSFTAPTDDPKQPTRWLIQFWKELLEQDAVTKEPVLRLATQWLEDNVPDCEKISVVHGDYRTGNYLFEEADGRITAILDWEMCYLGDLHADLAWAIQPVFGSHIDGVFRGSDLAPPAQFLAEYEAASGNRVDPAKLHYFTMFNAWKSYILVAALGVRAARQAHNHQDVLLTFLAATGPLFVDELARLLMMEESQ, encoded by the coding sequence ATGATTGACACCGAACCCCTGCTCGCCACGCTGCTCGAAGAACGCAAGGCGCGGCGCGGTCTGCCGCCCTATCTTCCGCAGGAGGATCGCGCGGTCGCGGCGCTGCTGCAAAGCTGGTACGATGAGCGGGAGCCGGGCGCGAATGTCCGCGACGTCGCGCGCATGGGCGGCGGCGCATCGCGCGAGCAGTTCATCTTCACGCTCGAGCGCGACGGCACCGAACGCCGCTATATTCTGCGCATGGACCCGACCGAGGGCATCACCGAGACGAGCCGTGCGCGCGAATATGAGATATTGCGCGCGTTCGAAGGCACGCTTCCGGTTCCCGCCGCAGTCTGGCTCGACATCGACGCCGACCATTTCCCCTGCCCCGCAATGATCGTCGAGGTCGTTGCGGGTGTGACCAAGCCAACCTCGGACCAGCTTTCGGTGACGGGTCTCGGCACCATATTGGGCGATCCACTTCGCGACATCATCCGCCCGCAATTCCTGGGGCATCTGGCGACCATCCACAATTTCGACTGGAGCACGGCCGATCTGCCCTCCTTTACCGCGCCGACGGACGATCCCAAGCAGCCGACGCGCTGGCTGATCCAGTTCTGGAAGGAATTGCTCGAGCAGGATGCGGTGACCAAGGAGCCCGTGCTTCGCCTCGCGACGCAGTGGCTCGAGGATAATGTGCCCGACTGCGAGAAAATCTCGGTCGTCCACGGCGACTATCGCACCGGCAATTATCTCTTCGAAGAAGCTGACGGCCGGATCACCGCGATCCTCGACTGGGAGATGTGCTACCTCGGCGATCTCCACGCCGATCTCGCCTGGGCGATCCAGCCGGTGTTCGGCAGCCATATCGACGGCGTCTTTCGCGGCAGCGATCTCGCCCCGCCCGCACAATTCCTCGCCGAATATGAGGCCGCGAGCGGCAATCGAGTCGATCCAGCAAAGCTGCATTATTTCACCATGTTCAACGCGTGGAAGAGCTACATCCTCGTCGCCGCGCTCGGCGTGCGCGCCGCGCGCCAAGCGCATAACCACCAGGATGTGCTGCTCACCTTCCTTGCCGCGACCGGGCCGTTGTTCGTCGACGAGCTGGCGCGGCTCCTCATGATGGAGGAAAGCCAGTGA
- a CDS encoding aldehyde dehydrogenase family protein: MTIDRDFRMLIGGQLVPGAAQLAVENPATGDIFAAAPDASPTDLDAAVAAARAAFPGWRDTPVEARREAIIALADRLIAEVEPMKRLLTREQGKPHKDAAEELLGAASWLKAAASLDIPVTVNEDSAERYSETRHVPIGVVAAIAPWNYPLILASFKLGPALLAGNCVILKPSPFTPLTALKLGELAADIFPAGVLNVISGGDALGPWLTSHAGIDKVSFTGSTATGKKVMAAASDTLKRVTLELGGNDPAIVMHDVDAEAIAEQIFWAAFGNGGQICIASKRIYVHEQVYDALRDALVAYARTVKVGDGAELGTQIGPVNNSLQYKRVLELIRDARAQGYEFLTGGEEAPGTGHFIPVTIIDNPPEDSRIVQEEQFGPVLPLLKFGDYDEAIARANACEYGLGATVWGADEDSAWALAERIESGNVWVNETRHLSPFVAFAGHKQSGFGVENGQEGLLEYLLPKTITRKRAPGSQ; this comes from the coding sequence ATGACGATCGATCGCGATTTCCGAATGCTGATAGGCGGACAGCTGGTGCCGGGCGCGGCACAGCTGGCGGTGGAAAATCCCGCGACCGGCGACATTTTCGCCGCAGCCCCCGACGCGTCGCCGACCGATCTCGACGCCGCGGTCGCCGCGGCGCGTGCCGCCTTTCCGGGCTGGCGCGATACACCGGTCGAGGCGCGCCGCGAGGCGATCATCGCGCTCGCCGACCGGCTGATCGCCGAAGTCGAGCCGATGAAGCGGCTGCTTACCCGCGAGCAGGGCAAACCGCACAAGGATGCCGCCGAGGAATTGCTGGGCGCGGCAAGCTGGCTCAAGGCGGCAGCGAGCCTCGACATTCCCGTCACGGTCAACGAGGACAGCGCCGAGCGCTACAGCGAAACCCGGCACGTCCCGATCGGCGTGGTGGCGGCGATCGCGCCGTGGAACTATCCGCTGATCCTCGCCTCGTTCAAGCTCGGACCGGCGCTGCTCGCGGGCAATTGCGTTATATTGAAGCCCTCGCCTTTCACTCCGCTCACCGCGCTGAAGCTCGGCGAACTAGCCGCCGACATTTTCCCGGCGGGCGTGCTCAATGTGATCAGCGGCGGCGATGCGCTCGGCCCCTGGCTCACCAGCCATGCCGGGATCGACAAGGTCAGCTTCACCGGCTCGACGGCGACGGGCAAGAAGGTGATGGCCGCAGCGTCGGACACGCTGAAGCGCGTGACCCTCGAGCTTGGCGGTAACGACCCCGCGATCGTCATGCACGATGTCGATGCCGAGGCGATCGCCGAGCAGATTTTCTGGGCTGCGTTCGGCAATGGCGGGCAGATCTGCATCGCCTCGAAGCGCATCTATGTCCACGAACAGGTCTATGATGCGCTGCGCGACGCTCTCGTCGCCTATGCCCGCACGGTAAAGGTCGGCGACGGGGCCGAGCTGGGCACGCAGATCGGACCGGTCAATAACAGTCTGCAATATAAGCGCGTGCTAGAACTAATCCGCGACGCGCGCGCGCAAGGCTATGAGTTCCTGACCGGCGGCGAGGAAGCGCCGGGGACCGGTCATTTCATCCCGGTCACAATCATCGACAATCCCCCCGAAGATAGCCGTATCGTTCAGGAAGAGCAGTTCGGCCCGGTACTGCCGCTCCTCAAATTCGGTGATTATGACGAGGCAATTGCGCGCGCCAACGCATGCGAATACGGCCTTGGCGCAACTGTCTGGGGGGCGGACGAAGACTCCGCCTGGGCGCTGGCCGAACGGATCGAGAGCGGCAATGTATGGGTCAACGAAACTCGCCACCTCTCGCCCTTCGTAGCTTTTGCCGGACACAAGCAATCGGGGTTTGGGGTCGAGAATGGCCAAGAGGGGCTTCTCGAGTACCTTCTGCCTAAGACGATCACCCGCAAGCGCGCGCCGGGTAGTCAATGA